DNA from Podarcis muralis chromosome 13, rPodMur119.hap1.1, whole genome shotgun sequence:
TTGGTCCTTCTcagtaacaaacaaaacctgGCACTGAGACTAGAATTCTCTAAATAAGCTTGGGGCTTCAGTTAAACATGGTTACAGTGCCTCCCACCTGTGCTTTTCGGGGGTGTGCTTTCTGTCTTCTTCAATGGCTAACTTTTTTAAAACGTTTGAACCTTGCAGGAACTAGGGAACAGCTTGGACAAATGCAAGAACAATGAGAATCTTCAGCAGATCCTCACCAACGCTACAATCATGGTGGTCAGTGTCACCGCATCCACTACCCAGGGGTAAGGCTCTGCACAGGAAAAAGAGGAGGTTTTTGGAAGGGTATGGGAGATTGGTGGGCATCTGGACTGTGAGAGAGGGGTATAGACTGAATTTGCAAATGGTGCAGAAGGGTGTAAGGTGGACTGTACCATTCCAGGCTGCAGGTGGGGAAATTACTTTCCAAAATTCCCTGTAAGAAGAATACTCCTATGTTGAAGGGAGAGTGTCTAGCCTAGCTCTTTTCCCCTTGGTGTGCTAGTGCTTTTTCCTCCCTTTACAGATTTCTCTTGATATATAGGGGAGCATTGAAAAATAATATCTTATCTCTGGCAGTAGGGAGTACTACAGTCTACTGTACCACTTGTTCCACTGTCTGTAGAGCAGGCCCAGAATCATGGCAGTTTTCCCTTTATGGGATTTTAGCACAGAGAATAGATTTCGGATGAGAGAGTGGCTTTTAGGTCACTGCTTGGTTGTCAAGAGAGTGGCCTTCAGACAATTACGGTCTGCCTTATCACATGTAGAGACAGGAGGCACCTGCCAGATCACATGATAAATGGTATGAGTTAACTTATTGATCAAAATACGCAAGGGGGACCTGCAGCAAAACATTGCAGTTCAAATTGCTCCCATTCAGGTTTCCAGACATCTGTTCCCCGTCCTCAACTGTTAGCCAACATTCcatgaccactgagcatgctcagtctttatAGGGCTGGTTTTGGGGCTCCCCTGCCTTTGGGCTTTCCAACAATTTTGCTGTATGACTGCAAACTGTGGGGCTCTCAAAATCTACAGATATCTCCCATTTTGTGTACGTGGATGGTGCCATTTTTGGCTACGTAAGGATCCAGAGATAGAATATTAGCATATAGGGTGGTCCTGAGAGCTTTGAAACAAATGCCACGCTCTTGGCATGGAGTGATGGTGCAGATATAGTGAACCAGACCTGATGACCTATGTATCTCGGCCTCAAGTGTTGCCTCTCTCCTGCTGCAGGCAACAGTTAACCGAGGAAGAATTGGAGCGCATTGAGGAGGCCTGCGACATGGCCCTGGAGCTGAACCAGTCTAAACACCGCATCTACGAGTATGTGGAGTCCCGCATGTCCTTTATCGCCCCCAACTTGTCCATCATTGTGGGAGCCTCCACTGCTGCTAAAATAATGGGTGAGACTCTCAGTGGATCTCTGTGGGCTTGGGTCCTTGCGTATCAGAATATGGAAACTTGGGATTGTATCAGAATTGGAGCAGAttcattgaaattgatggatgTGACTAGCTTAAGTCCTTTAATGTAAATGGGTCTATTCTAGTGTAATTTAGTTGGATGTATAAGtaagtcagggacgcgggtggcgctgtgggtaaaagcctcagcgcctagggcttgccgatcgaaaggtcggcggttcgaatccccgcggcggggtgcgctcccgttgctcggtctcagcgcctgccaacctagcagtttgaaagcacccccaggtgcaagtagataaatagggaccgcttactgtcgggaaggtaaacggcgtttccgtgtgctgcgctggctcgccagatgcagctttgtcacgctggccacgtgacccggaagtgtctccggacagcgctggcccctggcctcttaagtgagatgggcgcacaaccccagagtctgtcaagactggcccgtacgggcaggggtacctttacctttataagtaaGTCTGTCATTGGCAGAGAGGGACATGAAGGCCCCTAGATTCCGAAAGGAATGTAAAGCCTTCTCTGAAAGGGTCAAACACCAGTCCAATTTTTACAATTCATCTTTCCAAATCCGAAGACTGCCGAAGTACTGTATTTCACAAAAGAACACTGGAGTGCCATGAATTAAACGGTCCAAACTTGAAGCCATGAATTAAACGGTCCAAGAAATTTAGCAGCATCTGTCATGCTGTTGATGTATGATCAGTTCTGGCAGGTCTCTGTGGCCAGGAACAGCAAAGAGCTCTCCTTGCACACAAAGAGAAGAACTTTGTTTACAAATCCCAATAGGCCAGGGAGAAGCCATGGTTTGGCGGATCAAAACCCCTGAACCACCTTGGCCCTTGGTCCCACAACTAGCATTCATTCCATATTGCCTTCCCTTCTCTCAAGGCATTGCCGGTGGCCTCACAAACCTCTCCAAGATGCCAGCCTGCAACATCATGCTTCTGGGGGCTCAGAGAAAGACTCTGTCTGGATTTTCCAGCACTTCGGTGCTGCCTCACACTGGCTACATCTATCACAGCGACATTGTACAGTCGTTGCCTccggtaggtgtgtgtgtgtgagagagagagagagagagagagtctgcccctcctcctttctcttttgaGTTGGTGCACGAGTTTCCTAACAGCAACCAGCCAACATGTGCCTTTGATTCCCTCCTTGCAGGACTTGCGAAGGAAGGCGGCTCGCTTGGTATCAGCAAAATGCACGCTGGCAGCGCGTGTGGACAGCTTTCACGAGAGCTCTGAAGGGAAGGTATGTGGTACAAGGCAAAAGCTCCAGGATCCTGGGGGAGTGGCCGGTGTGAGAGGCATAACGGAGGGCCCCAAGGGGGTGGCTGCTTTGTAAACACTTTCTGCTCTTTTACCCTTCTGCTACCATTCAGGTTGGCTATGACCTCAAGGAAGAAATTGAAAGGAAATTTGACAAGTGGCAGGAACCACCTCCTGTCAAGCAAGTGAAGCCACTGCCAGCACCCTTGGATGGACAAAGGAAGAAACGTGGAGGACGCAGGTGCGGGGGAGAGAATTGAAGAAATGTCTTGCGGCAGgggcagggtgggagggagagttggctgagctggctgaggcaGCCAGGAGGGTGGTGTTAAGCGTGCTAGGAaataagtacagtcgtacctcggaagtagaacagaatctgttctggaagtctgttcaacttccaaaacgttcagaaaccaaagtgtggcttctgattggctgcaggaaactcctgcagccaatcggaagccgtgccagacgttcagcttccaaaaatcattcgaaaactggaacactcacttccgggtttcgatcatttgggagccaatttgttctggacccaaggcatttgagatccaaggtacgactgtattagggAATCCCAGATCTACTTTTAATATATACACACTTGTTAAAATCAAACCAGAATAATGGCATTTTATCTTTTCCATCAAATATTCTTTTCTCAtggaaaaaaagattttaatgcaacaatttgttttgctttttcaaaacattacttttaaaacttattttttctTCATAATACAGTCACTGGTATGTTTCTTGAGCCCAGAATTGTGCCAGAATATTGGGGATGTGTGGAGTATAAGAAAGTTTCGATTTCCACATTACTGGAAGTAGGAGAGGGTCAGGTCAGGTTGTATCAGAATTCTGTAAACTTGAGTGTCTCATTGAGATGAACCCAGGAATCCTGGCATTTCAGCCCTTTGTCTCCTGCCTGAATTTGTTTTTATGCCAAACACTGCTTTCATTCTTGGCAGCAGCACTCTGTCCTGGCATCATTCAGTTCTCAGCCGCCAATCTTAAAAGTGCTTTTCCTTGCTCCTTCAGATATCGCAAGATGAAGGAGCGTCTCGGTCTAACGGAAATCCGGAAGCAGGCAAACCGGATGAGCTTTGGAGAGGTAAGGAGTCCTGCATAGTCTCCTTGTGTAGGATTTCTCTTGGTCTTGGGTGTTGGGGGCTGTCTAATCCCTCAGGAGGGCAGGAGTGGAAACCAGGAGTTTTGCATGGTTCAGACTCTGTTCCCCAACTGTGCCTTTTTAACTGGTACAATGGAATGGGGGAAGTAACAGAAAACTTTTGCGGGGCAGGGATCTCTGGGTTGCTTTACATTTTATGTAAAGTAAGCCCTTCCAAGTAATACAAAGCATTAAACTTGACAAGCCATATGTGCATTTTGCTGTGTACAGAAGCTGCACGTCTGCCCACATCtacatgcaggaatattttgggtGGCGGTTATGTGTTGTATGGCTACATGTGGGCTTCACACTTCTCCTATGTGTGCACAGATTAAATTAGATAAATTTAATTTAAGTTAGATAAATAGGATGAGAAGTGGTTCTGAGAAGGCTAATGGAACGGGCGGATAACTAGACGTATTTATAGCCTTGACTAATAATAAGTTTTCTGTCCCCTCTGCTTCGGATGTACTTGCATGTGACCCAACCCAGGCCATTTCAGGGAGGCTCACCTTGGCACACCATTACCTTTGTGGCCAGGGAGAGTCGCTCTCATGTAGTGATCAGAGTGCTGGACTcaggccaggattcaaatcctcGCTCAGTCATAAAGTGCATCAGATGGCCTTGTGCCAATCACCCTACAACAGGCTTGTTGTGAGAACAAAGTGAGGACGGAGGGTTGGAACTATTTATGTCAACTTGACCATCtacatgcaggaatattttgggtGGCGGTTATGTGTTGTATGGCTACATGTGGGCTTCACACTTCTCCTATGTGTGCACAGATTAAATTagataaatttaatttaaattagaTAAATAGGATGAGAAGATAAATAGGATGAAAGTTTGGATATAAATATAGGGACCAATTTGCCTCTTCCTAGATTGCAGGATTAGTGGCGGGGCTGTCTTTTGGATCTATAggctaaaataaaaaaggaaatttcAAAAGCACCTGTTGTCCCTTATTGAGCCacttggggggggagagggaaggggttGCATTCTAATTGAAACTGTCAACTCAGTCATCGGTCCTGTACTATCTAATCCAaacttggccttttcttctctgtGCTACGCTTCTTCTCTCCACACCTTCCTTTGCTAGATTGAAGAAGATGCTTACCAGGAAGACCTTGGTTTCAGTCTGGGCCACCTGGGGAAGTCAGGCAGCGGCCGAGTCCGGCAGACGCAAGTCAACGAGGCCACGAAGGCCCGCATCTCAAAGACGCTGCAAGTAAGGAAATGGGGACTGGATGTGGAGTGCCGGGAGCTGTAAATCCTCTTATGACTGGGCCCATCAAGGCTGCATTTCAAAGCCTCTGGACCTGGGCAGGGGCTGTTCATTCCTGAAGGCAGCATCACGTTGTCCTCTTGAGGTTTCGGCAAACAGCTACACTGAGCAACCAGATCAGAGCTCATACTGCAGTGTAATTATGCCGAGCATGTATGTCCTATTGTTACTCAAAGCGCTCAGAAAATACTCCCAGGCCAACAAGCTCTGTGTGGAGCAGCCCTTGAGAGCTTCAGCAGGCACAGAATTAGACTAATTCTATGGTCACATTGCTGGCCATTAGTCTCTGATAAGGGTAGGCAATTTCCCTGTTCCAAGTGGCTTTTTAATGTTGAGATGAAGGGTGCCACACGAGGTTTTGTCTGTGGTTGGAGAAAGAATGTGCCAGGGCTACTGGAGCACCTACCgagccagggagggcaggatatgaGTGTTACATGCGTTTGACATGCTTTTTGGAACTAGGGAAGGTAACAAATGAAAAGCATGGCTTTGGACAGCCAGCCATTTGGTCGTTCCCCTGCCCCGTGCTTTAGCATCACTTCCCTCTCTTTTCACTGCCTCCTCTATGAAAGGCCTAACACCCATGCCTTTTTGCATTTCTCCTCCCAACCAGCGCACTCTCCAGAAGCAGAGCATGGTGTATGGAGGGAAGTCCACCATCCGGGACCGCTCCTCGGGCACTGCGTCCAGCGTGGCCTTCACTCCGCTGCAGGTAAGCACCGCGCTTGGCTCTGCATTCCTTGAATTACCTGTACGTGGCACTGACGTCTTCGAAGGAGGGGGTTGGATGTACAAAGAGCTGTGTGTGCTGGGCTCTAGGAGTTTTGGAGAACTGAGTGTGtgcctggcagtggcgtagcgtggggggtgcagggggggctggccgcaccggacacaacatctggggttagggcaaatccacaggttagggggcgcaaatccacgggttagggggcgcaaattacttgccttgccccgggtgctgacaacccacgctacgccactggtgcctgGCAAGGATGCTGAGAAGTCCAATGGATGAAAGAAGAACCTTTGTggggagtgctgttgtgctc
Protein-coding regions in this window:
- the PRPF31 gene encoding U4/U6 small nuclear ribonucleoprotein Prp31, producing the protein MSLADELLADLEEAAEEEDGSFADEEDEPPIEDVQEEMQVDLATDSVKSIAKLWDSKTFAEILLKIEEYISKQPKASEVLGPVEAAPEYRVIVDANNLTVEIENELNIIHKFIRDKYSKRFPELESLVPNALDYIRTVKELGNSLDKCKNNENLQQILTNATIMVVSVTASTTQGQQLTEEELERIEEACDMALELNQSKHRIYEYVESRMSFIAPNLSIIVGASTAAKIMGIAGGLTNLSKMPACNIMLLGAQRKTLSGFSSTSVLPHTGYIYHSDIVQSLPPDLRRKAARLVSAKCTLAARVDSFHESSEGKVGYDLKEEIERKFDKWQEPPPVKQVKPLPAPLDGQRKKRGGRRYRKMKERLGLTEIRKQANRMSFGEIEEDAYQEDLGFSLGHLGKSGSGRVRQTQVNEATKARISKTLQRTLQKQSMVYGGKSTIRDRSSGTASSVAFTPLQGLEIVNPQAAEKKVAEANQKYFSSMAEFLKVKSEKSGIMSTT